The following are encoded in a window of Sinomonas cyclohexanicum genomic DNA:
- the folK gene encoding 2-amino-4-hydroxy-6-hydroxymethyldihydropteridine diphosphokinase, producing METEHHGWIRAVLALGSNLGARAETLAEAVADLVDRPEVRLVDVSPVVQTKPVGGPEGQPDFLNMVLIVETTLGPYELLEHCHEVEAKHHRTREVRWGPRTLDVDIITYGDLRLDDPDLTIPHPRAAERAFVLYPWVMIDPLAVLEGHPIVGLLADCEDAEGLEGYDLLTDGGSQ from the coding sequence GTGGAGACTGAGCACCACGGCTGGATCAGGGCCGTCCTCGCCCTCGGCAGCAACCTCGGCGCGCGGGCGGAGACTCTTGCGGAGGCCGTCGCGGACCTTGTGGACCGGCCCGAGGTGCGCCTCGTGGACGTCTCGCCCGTGGTACAGACCAAGCCGGTGGGCGGACCCGAGGGGCAGCCGGATTTCCTGAACATGGTCCTGATCGTGGAGACGACGCTCGGCCCGTATGAGCTCCTCGAGCACTGCCACGAGGTCGAGGCGAAGCACCACCGCACCCGAGAGGTCCGGTGGGGCCCGCGGACGCTGGACGTGGACATCATCACGTACGGTGACCTCCGCCTCGACGACCCCGACCTGACGATCCCGCACCCCCGTGCCGCGGAACGCGCGTTCGTGCTGTACCCGTGGGTCATGATCGATCCCCTCGCGGTCCTCGAGGGCCACCCCATCGTGGGGCTGCTCGCGGACTGCGAGGATGCGGAGGGACTCGAGGGATACGACCTCCTCACGGACGGGGGGAGCCAGTGA
- the folE gene encoding GTP cyclohydrolase I encodes MTHFDDDDVSELPGQGEGMDLPRIETAVREILLAVGEDPDRSGLKDTPKRVAKAYAEVFAGLHQNPEEVLGVTFDMDHEELVVVKDIPFYSTCEHHLVPFHGVAHVGYIPSHDGRVTGLSKLARLVDIYARRPQVQERLTSQVADAMVRHLKPRGVIVVVNCEHMCMSMRGVRKPGAHTVTSAVRGQLHDPATRAEAMSLILGR; translated from the coding sequence GTGACCCACTTCGACGACGATGACGTGTCCGAGCTGCCCGGCCAGGGGGAGGGCATGGATCTGCCCCGCATCGAGACCGCAGTCCGCGAGATCCTTCTGGCCGTGGGCGAGGACCCCGACCGCAGCGGGCTGAAGGACACTCCGAAGCGGGTCGCGAAGGCCTACGCGGAGGTCTTCGCCGGGCTCCACCAGAACCCGGAGGAAGTCCTGGGTGTCACGTTCGACATGGACCACGAGGAGCTCGTGGTCGTCAAGGACATCCCGTTCTACTCGACGTGCGAGCACCATCTCGTGCCGTTCCACGGCGTGGCCCACGTGGGCTACATCCCCTCCCACGACGGCCGGGTGACCGGGCTCAGCAAGCTCGCCCGGCTCGTGGACATCTACGCGCGCCGGCCCCAGGTCCAGGAGCGCCTCACGAGCCAGGTGGCGGACGCAATGGTCCGGCACCTCAAGCCCCGCGGCGTGATCGTGGTCGTGAACTGCGAGCACATGTGCATGTCCATGCGCGGTGTCCGCAAGCCCGGCGCGCACACCGTGACGAGCGCCGTCCGCGGCCAGCTCCACGACCCGGCGACCCGCGCCGAAGCCATGAGCCTCATTCTCGGAAGGTGA
- the hpt gene encoding hypoxanthine phosphoribosyltransferase, with protein MESTDVQSDLKHVLKTKDEIQNRIAELAAEIDRDYEGRDLLIVGVLKGAVMVMADLARALHSHVTMDWMAVSSYGSGTQSSGVVRILKDLDTDLMGKHVLIVEDIIDSGLTLSWLKTNLESRGTSSVEICTAFRKPDAAKVKIDVKYVGFDIPNEFVVGYGLDYAEKYRNLDFVGTLAPHVYE; from the coding sequence GTGGAATCGACAGACGTCCAGTCAGACCTCAAGCACGTCCTCAAGACCAAGGACGAGATTCAGAACCGCATCGCGGAGCTCGCCGCCGAGATCGACCGCGACTACGAGGGCCGCGACCTCCTCATCGTGGGCGTCCTCAAGGGCGCCGTCATGGTCATGGCGGACCTGGCCCGTGCGCTGCACTCCCACGTGACGATGGACTGGATGGCGGTCTCGTCGTACGGCTCGGGCACGCAGTCCTCGGGCGTGGTGCGGATCCTCAAGGACCTCGACACCGACCTCATGGGCAAGCACGTCCTCATCGTCGAGGACATCATCGACTCCGGCCTGACCCTCTCATGGCTCAAGACGAACCTCGAGTCGCGGGGCACGTCCTCGGTGGAGATCTGCACGGCGTTCCGCAAGCCGGACGCGGCCAAGGTCAAGATCGATGTCAAGTACGTGGGCTTCGATATTCCCAACGAGTTTGTGGTGGGCTACGGCCTGGACTACGCCGAGAAGTACCGGAATCTGGACTTCGTCGGCACGCTCGCGCCCCACGTCTACGAGTAG
- the folB gene encoding dihydroneopterin aldolase encodes MGVREGGGPAQRSRPDLITLTGVTATGHHGVLDFERRDGQPFVVDAVMHADFGAAASSDSIDATASYAEVAERIVAVVGGDPVDLIETLAVRLAETILAEFPLEAVEITVHKPKAPIAVQFADVSVTVFRERRRGD; translated from the coding sequence GTGGGCGTCCGCGAGGGCGGCGGGCCGGCGCAGCGCAGCCGTCCCGACCTCATCACCCTGACCGGCGTGACGGCGACCGGGCACCACGGCGTGCTCGACTTCGAGCGCCGCGACGGGCAGCCGTTCGTCGTCGACGCGGTCATGCACGCGGACTTCGGCGCGGCCGCGTCGTCGGACAGCATCGACGCGACGGCCAGCTACGCCGAGGTCGCGGAGCGCATCGTCGCCGTCGTCGGGGGAGACCCGGTGGACCTCATCGAGACCCTCGCGGTGCGCCTGGCCGAGACGATCCTGGCGGAGTTCCCTCTCGAGGCCGTGGAGATCACGGTCCACAAGCCGAAGGCGCCGATCGCCGTCCAGTTCGCGGACGTTTCGGTGACCGTGTTCAGGGAGCGGCGGCGTGGAGACTGA
- the ftsH gene encoding ATP-dependent zinc metalloprotease FtsH, whose protein sequence is MKVKSFVKGPGIWIIVVIVLLLLAFGTLAPGGSTRVDTSVGLSLIKDGKVAQAKIFNGDERVDMVLKDDYVVDGQDKGKNVQFYFITQRGNDVITAINNANLPQGFSDQPVENNWFSSMLSLLIPVVLLGALFWFLLSRMQGGGSQVMKFGKSRAKMITKDMPQVTFADVAGADEAVEELHEIKEFLQEPGKFQAVGAKIPKGVLLYGPPGTGKTLLARAVAGEAGVPFFSISGSDFVEMFVGVGASRVRDLFEQAKANSPAIVFVDEIDAVGRHRGAGIGGGNDEREQTLNQLLVEMDGFDPKTNVILIAATNRPDVLDPALLRPGRFDRQVPVEAPDLVGREQILRVHAKGKPMASNVDLRAVAKKTPGYTGADLANVLNEAALLTARSNAQLIDDRALDEAIDRVMAGPQKRSRVMKDLERKITAYHEGGHALVAAALRNSSPVTKITILPRGRALGYTMVVPEEDKYSVTRNELLDQLAYAMGGRVAEEIVFHDPSTGASNDIEKATGTARKMVTQYGMSERVGAVKLGQGGGEPFLGRDAAHERNYSDQVAYVVDEEVRRLMDQAHDEAYDILTENRDILDRLALQLLEHETLNQKEIADIFTDVRKRDFREIWLSKETRPVQDIPPVETEAERKEREAREEATAARREEPLDVGQAHHPHGEQEYAKDQRDGA, encoded by the coding sequence ATGAAAGTCAAGAGCTTCGTCAAGGGTCCGGGAATCTGGATCATCGTCGTGATCGTCCTGCTCCTGCTGGCCTTCGGCACGCTCGCGCCGGGCGGAAGCACGCGCGTGGACACCTCGGTCGGCCTGTCCCTCATCAAGGACGGCAAGGTCGCGCAGGCCAAGATCTTCAATGGCGACGAGCGCGTGGACATGGTCCTCAAGGACGACTATGTCGTGGACGGGCAGGACAAGGGCAAGAACGTCCAGTTCTACTTCATCACGCAGCGCGGCAACGACGTCATCACTGCGATCAACAACGCGAACCTCCCGCAGGGCTTCTCCGACCAGCCCGTGGAGAACAACTGGTTCAGCTCGATGCTGTCCCTCCTGATCCCCGTGGTGCTGCTGGGCGCGCTGTTCTGGTTCCTGCTTTCGCGCATGCAGGGCGGCGGCAGCCAGGTCATGAAGTTCGGGAAGTCCCGGGCCAAGATGATCACCAAGGACATGCCGCAGGTGACGTTCGCGGACGTGGCCGGTGCCGATGAGGCGGTCGAGGAGCTCCACGAGATCAAGGAGTTCCTCCAGGAGCCGGGCAAGTTCCAGGCCGTGGGCGCCAAGATCCCCAAGGGCGTGCTCCTGTACGGGCCTCCCGGGACCGGCAAGACCCTGCTCGCCCGCGCGGTGGCCGGCGAGGCCGGCGTGCCGTTCTTCTCCATCTCCGGCTCGGACTTCGTGGAGATGTTCGTGGGCGTCGGCGCGTCCCGCGTCCGCGACCTCTTCGAGCAGGCCAAGGCCAACTCCCCGGCGATCGTGTTCGTGGACGAGATCGACGCCGTGGGGCGCCACCGCGGCGCCGGCATCGGCGGCGGCAACGACGAGCGCGAGCAGACACTGAACCAGCTCCTGGTCGAGATGGACGGCTTCGACCCCAAGACGAACGTCATCCTCATCGCGGCGACCAACCGCCCGGACGTCCTCGACCCTGCACTCCTGCGCCCGGGCCGGTTCGACCGCCAGGTCCCCGTCGAGGCCCCGGACCTTGTGGGCCGCGAGCAGATCCTCCGAGTCCACGCCAAGGGCAAGCCCATGGCGTCCAACGTGGACCTCAGGGCGGTGGCGAAGAAGACCCCCGGCTACACGGGTGCGGACCTCGCGAATGTCCTGAACGAGGCGGCGCTGCTCACCGCCCGGTCGAACGCCCAGCTCATCGACGACCGCGCCCTCGACGAGGCGATCGATCGCGTCATGGCCGGCCCGCAGAAGCGCTCCCGCGTCATGAAGGACCTCGAGCGCAAGATCACCGCCTACCACGAGGGCGGCCACGCGCTCGTGGCAGCGGCGCTGCGCAACTCTTCCCCGGTCACCAAGATCACGATCCTCCCGCGTGGTCGCGCACTCGGCTACACGATGGTGGTGCCGGAGGAGGACAAGTACTCCGTGACCCGCAACGAGCTCCTCGACCAGCTGGCCTACGCGATGGGCGGGCGGGTCGCGGAGGAGATCGTGTTCCACGACCCGTCCACCGGTGCCTCGAATGACATCGAGAAGGCCACCGGGACCGCGCGCAAGATGGTCACCCAGTACGGCATGAGCGAGCGCGTGGGGGCGGTCAAGCTCGGCCAGGGCGGCGGGGAGCCGTTCCTCGGCCGTGACGCCGCGCACGAGCGCAACTACTCCGACCAGGTCGCGTACGTCGTGGACGAGGAGGTGCGCCGCCTCATGGACCAGGCCCACGACGAGGCCTACGACATCCTCACGGAGAACCGCGACATCCTCGACCGGCTGGCCCTCCAGCTGCTTGAGCACGAGACGCTCAACCAGAAGGAGATTGCCGACATCTTCACGGACGTGCGCAAGCGCGACTTCCGCGAGATCTGGCTCTCCAAGGAGACCCGCCCGGTCCAGGACATCCCCCCGGTCGAGACCGAGGCCGAGCGGAAGGAGCGCGAGGCCCGCGAGGAGGCCACGGCCGCCCGCCGCGAGGAGCCGCTCGACGTCGGCCAGGCCCACCACCCGCATGGCGAGCAGGAGTATGCGAAGGATCAGCGCGACGGCGCCTGA
- a CDS encoding PH domain-containing protein, translating to MPRADLPRTPRLAIDPAGIEWRRLDPRYRTLRLATAALSTVVWTAIACIPWAATSARILSLPAWLTLGLPVAVLVWGAVQIALTPRRVRAMGYAERDDDLLIRRGLLLRRVSVVPYGRMQYVDVSVGPLEGALGLATVKLHTAAAATKAEIPGLPDGEAARLREQLSARGEARLAGL from the coding sequence ATGCCGAGGGCGGACTTGCCTAGGACCCCGCGCCTGGCGATCGACCCAGCCGGGATCGAGTGGCGCCGGCTCGACCCGCGGTACCGGACGCTCCGACTGGCCACGGCGGCGCTGTCGACCGTCGTCTGGACGGCGATCGCCTGCATCCCGTGGGCGGCGACCTCCGCCAGGATCCTCTCGCTTCCGGCCTGGCTCACGCTCGGCCTGCCCGTCGCGGTGCTCGTGTGGGGAGCCGTTCAGATCGCGCTCACCCCACGACGGGTCCGCGCGATGGGCTACGCCGAGCGGGATGACGACCTCCTGATCCGTCGAGGCCTCCTCCTACGCCGCGTGAGCGTGGTGCCGTATGGGCGCATGCAGTACGTCGACGTGTCGGTCGGCCCCCTTGAGGGCGCCCTCGGCCTCGCCACGGTCAAGCTCCACACGGCGGCGGCCGCCACGAAGGCCGAGATCCCGGGCCTGCCCGACGGTGAGGCGGCGCGCCTGCGCGAGCAGCTCAGCGCCCGCGGCGAGGCCCGGCTGGCGGGGCTGTGA
- a CDS encoding DUF3180 domain-containing protein yields MKPLKPWALVLVAIVVGLVGVAANSLAMRASAATPVLPISALGSMAVIAVVTLVLGIRVLRWRTGHRTHMLDPIFAARTLVLAHACAYAGAVLLGWHGGVIADQVPFLATRAGTPLVETALFMILGGVVMVAIGFIVERFCRIPPEEGDEDEGHADGGRAPDAEGGLA; encoded by the coding sequence GTGAAGCCCCTCAAGCCGTGGGCGCTCGTGCTCGTCGCGATCGTGGTGGGCCTCGTGGGGGTCGCCGCCAACTCGCTCGCGATGCGGGCCTCGGCCGCCACCCCCGTCCTGCCCATCAGCGCGCTCGGGTCGATGGCCGTGATCGCCGTGGTCACGCTCGTGCTCGGGATCAGGGTGCTCCGGTGGCGCACCGGCCACCGCACGCACATGCTCGATCCGATCTTCGCGGCCCGTACCCTGGTCCTCGCCCACGCGTGCGCGTATGCGGGCGCGGTGCTTCTCGGGTGGCATGGCGGGGTGATCGCGGACCAGGTCCCGTTCCTGGCGACCAGGGCAGGCACGCCTCTGGTTGAGACGGCGCTGTTCATGATCCTCGGCGGAGTCGTCATGGTGGCCATCGGCTTCATCGTCGAGCGGTTCTGCCGGATCCCCCCGGAGGAGGGCGACGAGGACGAGGGGCACGCCGATGGGGGGCGAGCGCCGGATGCCGAGGGCGGACTTGCCTAG
- the folP gene encoding dihydropteroate synthase — MDSLAAAPGTGPNTSPLPVLRKPRPRATFAGLPRDRAVVMGILNVTPDSFSDGGSYATTDTAIAAGLRMFYAGADIIDVGGESTRPGADEVPEDLEQERVLPVVEALVKAGALVSVDTRRAATAEKALDAGATIINDVSGLAVTDEMIKLVAARDAYYVLMHNRGDSKEMDSLATYGDVVGDVIAETLQIRDRLRSAGVADSKIILDPGLGFAKNGAQNWELVKHVDRFMGLGHPVLVAASRKRFLGELLTSAGKAAPPQARDAATAAITVLSAAAGAWGVRVHDVATNLDAVKVAARAKA, encoded by the coding sequence ATGGACTCTCTCGCAGCCGCGCCCGGAACCGGGCCCAACACTTCGCCCCTGCCCGTTCTCCGCAAGCCCCGCCCTCGGGCCACATTCGCGGGCCTGCCCCGCGACCGCGCCGTCGTGATGGGCATCCTCAACGTCACGCCGGACTCCTTCAGCGATGGCGGTTCCTACGCGACCACGGACACCGCGATCGCCGCGGGCCTGCGCATGTTCTACGCGGGCGCGGACATCATCGACGTGGGCGGGGAGTCCACGCGGCCCGGCGCCGACGAGGTGCCCGAGGACCTCGAGCAGGAGCGTGTGCTCCCGGTCGTGGAGGCGCTCGTGAAGGCCGGAGCCCTCGTGTCGGTGGACACGCGCCGTGCGGCCACGGCCGAGAAGGCGCTCGACGCCGGCGCGACCATCATCAACGATGTCTCTGGCCTCGCGGTGACGGACGAGATGATCAAGCTCGTCGCCGCACGGGACGCGTACTACGTCCTCATGCACAACCGCGGCGACTCGAAGGAGATGGACAGCCTTGCGACCTACGGCGACGTGGTCGGGGACGTCATCGCCGAGACCCTCCAGATCCGTGACCGCCTGCGCTCCGCTGGCGTGGCCGATTCGAAGATCATCCTCGATCCGGGCCTCGGGTTCGCCAAGAACGGCGCGCAGAACTGGGAGCTCGTGAAGCACGTGGACCGCTTCATGGGCCTGGGGCACCCGGTGCTCGTCGCGGCCTCCCGCAAGCGCTTCCTCGGGGAACTCCTGACGTCCGCGGGCAAGGCCGCCCCGCCGCAGGCCCGGGACGCGGCGACCGCCGCGATCACCGTCCTCTCTGCGGCGGCAGGCGCGTGGGGCGTGCGCGTGCACGACGTCGCCACGAACCTCGACGCCGTCAAGGTCGCCGCCCGGGCAAAGGCCTAG